A section of the Subtercola frigoramans genome encodes:
- a CDS encoding DUF445 domain-containing protein encodes MSSGQPNPLAPNRLAPNELTPNELVKLQALRRMKLLATSLLIMMAVIFAVAFALQTRYPWLQYVRAAAEGGMVGALADWFAVTALFRYPLGLKIPHTAIIPTRKNEIGASLGEFVEENFLSEAIVRQKLADVGVSRVVGTWLSKPANAERITEELASGLQGALTFLSDDEIREVIEGLARTHLVGRDWSAQIGELAQKVIESGHHHLAVDLLVDKTEQWLAANPDSFTELVSRRLPSWIPSFVDKLVDERVYREALKFVQAVQANPTHQLRLALDAYLLQLSTDLQHDPEMMRRLESVKVGLLDDPRLRELAGLAWDAIKSALQSSLATPGSPLRLSIQSTLTDVGTRLVSDARLALTVDTWVGNAAAHLVQNYRHDIAAVIAETVERWDGREASQKIEIQVGKDLQFIRINGTVVGSLAGLAIFTVAQAVVSLTN; translated from the coding sequence GTGAGCAGTGGGCAACCGAATCCACTGGCCCCGAATCGACTGGCCCCGAACGAGCTGACCCCGAACGAGCTCGTGAAGCTGCAGGCACTTCGCCGCATGAAGCTCCTGGCGACAAGCCTGTTGATCATGATGGCGGTGATCTTCGCCGTTGCATTCGCGCTGCAGACCCGGTATCCGTGGTTGCAGTACGTGCGCGCAGCGGCCGAAGGTGGCATGGTCGGCGCCCTCGCTGACTGGTTCGCCGTGACCGCACTGTTCCGTTACCCGCTGGGGCTGAAGATTCCGCACACCGCGATCATCCCGACCCGCAAGAACGAGATCGGGGCCAGCCTCGGCGAATTCGTCGAAGAGAACTTTCTCTCCGAGGCGATCGTGCGCCAGAAACTCGCCGATGTGGGCGTCTCCCGGGTGGTCGGCACCTGGCTCTCGAAACCAGCGAATGCCGAGCGCATCACCGAGGAACTCGCCAGTGGGCTGCAGGGCGCCCTCACCTTCCTGAGCGACGACGAGATCCGCGAGGTCATCGAAGGCCTGGCGCGAACGCACCTGGTCGGGCGCGACTGGTCGGCCCAGATCGGCGAGCTCGCCCAGAAGGTGATCGAATCCGGCCACCATCACCTCGCTGTCGACCTCCTCGTCGACAAGACCGAACAGTGGCTCGCCGCCAATCCCGACTCGTTCACCGAGCTGGTGTCGCGGCGCCTGCCCAGCTGGATACCGTCGTTCGTCGACAAACTGGTCGACGAACGTGTCTACCGCGAAGCGCTGAAGTTCGTGCAGGCGGTGCAGGCGAATCCCACCCACCAGCTCCGCCTCGCCCTCGACGCGTACCTGCTGCAGCTCAGCACAGACCTGCAACATGACCCCGAGATGATGCGCCGCCTCGAAAGTGTCAAAGTGGGCCTGCTCGACGACCCTCGCCTGCGGGAACTGGCCGGCCTGGCCTGGGACGCGATCAAGTCGGCATTGCAATCCTCGTTGGCCACCCCGGGAAGCCCGCTTCGCCTGTCGATCCAATCCACCCTCACCGATGTCGGCACGCGATTGGTGTCGGATGCCCGGCTCGCCCTCACCGTCGACACCTGGGTTGGCAACGCCGCCGCCCATCTCGTGCAGAACTATCGCCACGACATCGCCGCCGTCATCGCCGAGACCGTCGAGCGGTGGGACGGCCGCGAGGCCAGCCAGAAGATCGAGATCCAGGTCGGAAAAGACCTGCAGTTCATCCGCATCAACGGAACCGTCGTCGGCTCACTGGCGGGCCTGGCGATCTTCACTGTCGCCCAGGCTGTCGTCTCACTGACGAACTGA
- a CDS encoding DEAD/DEAH box helicase, whose protein sequence is MTFTEPNADAIDAVAVIDVIAPDPTLPDAIIDESTFSDLKVDQDLVDALASKGIIHPFPIQTQTIPLGLEGQDIIGQAKTGTGKTFGFGLPLLQSLGQNPAPGVQALVVVPTRELAVQVTEDLQLAAKNRPTTVIAIYGGKSYEGQIEQLKAGAQVVVGTPGRLLDLAGQRLLSLANVRVMVLDEADKMLDLGFLADVEKLFSQTPAGRHTMLFSATMPGPVVALARRFMTRPIHIRATDPDEGLTQANIKHVVYRAHNLDKDEVIARILQANGRGKTVIFTRTKRAAARLVEELGDRGFNAAAVHGDLNQEQRERAMAAFKAGKRDVLIATDVAARGIDVNDVTHVINHTIPEDEKTYLHRAGRTGRAGKTGIAVTFVDWDDLHKWALINKALDMGQPEPVETYSSSPHLFTDLDIPAGVKGRLKPTPPAKGVDAADRPPRAPREGSTGGSHGNTSNAGGSGANRAPREGGSERPPRSRNRRPNGSGASTTTTEVTASGLAGDTTAVSFSGASGGSGDAPASGPAHAGHEHHDGNSAPRRRTRSRNRAPRPE, encoded by the coding sequence ATGACATTCACAGAACCCAATGCCGACGCGATCGATGCTGTCGCCGTCATCGACGTGATCGCACCAGACCCCACCCTTCCCGATGCGATCATCGACGAATCGACCTTCAGCGACCTCAAGGTCGACCAGGACCTCGTCGACGCGCTGGCGTCGAAGGGCATCATCCACCCGTTCCCGATCCAGACCCAGACCATCCCGCTCGGCCTCGAGGGCCAGGACATCATCGGCCAGGCCAAGACCGGTACCGGCAAGACGTTCGGCTTCGGCCTCCCATTGCTGCAGAGTCTCGGGCAGAACCCGGCCCCCGGAGTGCAGGCCCTCGTGGTCGTGCCAACCCGTGAACTCGCCGTGCAGGTCACCGAAGACCTGCAGCTTGCGGCCAAGAACAGGCCGACAACGGTCATCGCCATCTATGGCGGCAAATCGTACGAGGGCCAGATCGAGCAGCTGAAGGCCGGCGCGCAGGTCGTCGTCGGTACGCCCGGTCGTCTTCTCGACCTCGCAGGCCAACGCCTGCTTTCGCTCGCCAACGTTCGCGTAATGGTGCTCGATGAGGCAGACAAGATGCTCGACCTCGGCTTTCTCGCCGACGTCGAGAAGCTCTTCTCGCAGACCCCGGCTGGCCGCCACACCATGCTCTTCTCTGCGACGATGCCCGGCCCGGTCGTGGCGCTCGCACGCCGATTCATGACGCGCCCGATCCACATCCGCGCGACGGACCCTGACGAAGGTCTCACCCAGGCCAACATCAAGCACGTCGTGTATCGCGCCCACAACCTCGACAAAGACGAGGTCATCGCGCGCATCCTGCAGGCCAACGGCCGAGGCAAGACCGTCATCTTCACCCGCACAAAGCGTGCAGCGGCCAGGCTGGTCGAAGAACTCGGCGACCGCGGTTTCAACGCCGCAGCCGTGCACGGCGACCTCAACCAGGAGCAGCGTGAGCGCGCCATGGCCGCGTTCAAGGCTGGCAAGCGTGACGTTCTGATCGCCACCGACGTCGCCGCCCGCGGCATCGACGTCAACGACGTGACGCACGTGATCAACCACACCATTCCCGAAGACGAGAAGACGTACCTGCACCGCGCCGGTCGGACCGGTCGCGCCGGCAAGACGGGAATCGCGGTCACCTTCGTCGACTGGGATGATCTGCACAAGTGGGCCCTGATCAACAAGGCACTCGACATGGGCCAGCCGGAGCCGGTCGAGACCTACTCCTCCTCCCCGCACCTCTTCACCGATCTCGACATTCCGGCAGGCGTCAAGGGACGCCTGAAGCCCACTCCCCCGGCGAAGGGCGTCGACGCTGCTGATCGACCGCCCCGCGCTCCGCGTGAGGGCTCGACCGGCGGGTCACACGGTAATACCTCGAACGCTGGCGGCTCGGGCGCAAACCGGGCTCCACGTGAAGGGGGAAGTGAGCGCCCGCCGAGGTCGCGCAACCGTCGCCCCAACGGCAGCGGGGCATCCACCACCACGACGGAGGTCACGGCCAGCGGCCTGGCCGGCGACACGACTGCCGTCAGCTTCTCAGGCGCTTCAGGCGGATCGGGCGACGCACCGGCAAGCGGGCCGGCACACGCGGGCCACGAGCACCACGACGGCAACAGCGCTCCTCGCAGGCGCACGCGCTCGCGCAACCGCGCACCACGCCCCGAGTGA
- a CDS encoding ferritin-like fold-containing protein has product MFDVFKRPKVRIEVPRLKQRRPPALTERVNLAELTPEIVPYLGQAAYIQLSVFESLARAVMLAPNVGAKELLGPAAGFALGKHEMLTAELRRLVAEPSSVIEPFAPAIDRYAAEIRGADWFESLTSIYLTAGILDDFFVLLATGLEGDVGPRAARIVAGDDGRQVIVTMLSDAMSADSMLSSRLALWGRRLVGDTLLVARSAIHHSGNPQNDEQRIEPVFTELIAKHSRRMDGLGLTA; this is encoded by the coding sequence GTGTTTGACGTTTTCAAGCGCCCAAAGGTGCGCATAGAGGTTCCGCGGCTGAAGCAGCGTCGGCCTCCAGCGCTGACCGAGCGTGTCAACCTGGCTGAGCTCACGCCGGAGATCGTGCCCTACCTCGGGCAGGCGGCCTACATCCAGCTCTCGGTGTTCGAGTCTTTGGCGCGTGCGGTGATGCTCGCGCCCAACGTCGGGGCGAAGGAGCTGCTCGGGCCGGCCGCGGGCTTCGCCTTGGGTAAGCATGAAATGCTGACGGCAGAGCTCCGAAGACTTGTCGCCGAACCGTCGAGCGTCATCGAGCCGTTTGCGCCCGCCATCGACAGGTACGCCGCTGAGATCCGCGGTGCGGACTGGTTCGAGTCCCTGACGAGCATCTATCTGACCGCAGGGATCCTGGACGACTTCTTCGTGTTGCTGGCAACGGGTCTCGAAGGCGACGTCGGCCCACGCGCGGCCAGGATCGTTGCCGGTGACGATGGCCGCCAGGTGATCGTGACCATGCTCTCCGACGCGATGTCGGCCGATTCCATGCTCAGCTCGCGGCTTGCACTGTGGGGGAGGCGACTCGTCGGCGACACACTTCTGGTTGCCCGGTCAGCCATTCACCACAGCGGCAACCCACAGAACGATGAACAGCGGATCGAGCCGGTGTTCACGGAGCTGATCGCCAAGCACAGCCGGCGCATGGACGGGCTGGGACTGACCGCCTGA
- a CDS encoding PHP domain-containing protein yields MPDVAPAFRGPVDLHTHSSASDGTETPYEVVRSAHEAGLGTLALTDHDTTAGWASASQAARHFGLSLIPGMELSTRQEYASVHLLAYLFDPADEALLAETTTIRNARMKRAESIVARISEDYDLTWQDVLDQTTEGATIGRPHIADALVAKGLAPTRSHAFQGILHWKAGYFQPHYAPTPLIGVQLVVAAGGVPVLAHPGTSGRDRVIPESNLRRLVDAGLFGLEIEHSLNTADGKTRLYELAKKFGLQVTGSSDYHGSGKPNRLGENTTPLEVLQKIVDRATGSLPVYA; encoded by the coding sequence ATGCCTGACGTTGCACCCGCATTCCGCGGTCCTGTCGATCTTCACACTCACAGCAGTGCGTCAGACGGAACGGAAACGCCGTACGAGGTCGTGCGCTCGGCACACGAGGCGGGCCTCGGAACGCTCGCACTGACCGATCACGATACGACGGCAGGATGGGCATCCGCGTCACAGGCCGCCCGCCACTTCGGCCTCTCGCTGATTCCGGGAATGGAACTCAGCACCCGTCAGGAGTACGCAAGCGTTCATCTCCTGGCCTACCTCTTCGACCCGGCAGACGAAGCGCTGCTGGCCGAGACGACCACGATCCGAAACGCTCGGATGAAGCGCGCTGAGAGCATTGTGGCCCGTATTTCAGAGGACTACGACCTCACCTGGCAGGACGTCCTCGACCAGACCACCGAAGGGGCGACCATCGGCCGGCCGCACATCGCCGACGCTCTGGTCGCCAAGGGCCTCGCGCCGACACGGAGTCATGCCTTCCAGGGCATATTGCACTGGAAGGCGGGGTACTTCCAGCCCCACTACGCACCGACGCCGCTGATCGGGGTGCAACTGGTGGTGGCGGCCGGGGGAGTGCCCGTGCTCGCCCACCCGGGAACGAGCGGTCGCGACCGGGTGATTCCCGAGTCCAACCTTCGCCGACTGGTGGATGCTGGGCTCTTCGGTCTCGAGATCGAGCACAGTCTCAACACGGCCGACGGAAAGACCAGGCTCTACGAGCTCGCCAAGAAATTCGGGCTCCAGGTCACCGGGTCGAGCGACTACCACGGCTCAGGCAAGCCGAATCGGCTGGGCGAGAACACCACGCCCCTCGAGGTTCTGCAGAAGATCGTCGACCGGGCCACGGGATCGCTTCCGGTTTACGCCTGA